A region of Deltaproteobacteria bacterium DNA encodes the following proteins:
- the rnc gene encoding ribonuclease III: MRTPSSTRSPARATRSRQSRSGGRATPVRSPLRTSASPPSSESATRSGRRSPSATRSSTPNCARSTPSSRPSNAGPATCASRWPRCAPPSTTSRPGSPGRSAGSTRSTGGKTRARSKRGWRPFAPSATRSPPRSRRSRRNWTTSSRASPSWPASAKPSTAGARRPATPKTGRRRARPTRSRRSAPARRWNAPRWTTATANGTTRCWRSARRSTWTGRRATRRGWPAPTSTPSPSRRSSGARSSCRRSCRASTGPRSRAACCGWRWPPPRPPCRSGSRCGDAAWRRGAPSPPRAGAGSRYSLPVTGASDLSALERRLGYRFRDRALLVRAVTHRSFANEHPDAGGDNERLEFLGDAVLDLVVGEQLMARHPDLHEGDLSMLRASIVSEAGLSAIARDLGLGDHLRLGRGEERSGGRDKPSLLADALEAVVAAIYRDGGFDRAAEVVARLFAGAIAGAVATEPPDYKTRLQEWSQARFKVPPEYEVVAERGPDHDKTFRVDVRLRGRVLATGEGRSKKEAEQAAARAALANVDAGD, from the coding sequence ATGCGGACGCCGAGTTCGACGCGGTCGCCCGCGCGCGCGACGCGCTCGCGGCAATCGAGGAGCGGCGGTCGCGCCACGCCGGTGCGGTCGCCGCTGCGGACGAGCGCATCGCCGCCATCGAGCGAGAGCGCGACGCGGAGCGGTCGGCGTTCGCCGAGCGCGACGCGCAGTTCGACACCGAACTGCGCGCGATCGACGCCAAGCTCGCGCCCCTCGAACGCCGGGCCGGCGACGTGCGCAAGCAGGTGGCCGCGGTGCGCGCCGCCGTCGACGACCTCGCGGCCCGGATCGCCCGGGAGGAGCGCCGGCTCCACGCGGTCGACCGGCGGGAAGACCCGAGCGCGATCGAAGCGCGGCTGGCGTCCCTTCGCGCCGAGCGCGACGCGGTCGCCGCCGAGGAGCCGGCGCTCGCGGCGGAACTGGACGACCTCGAGCCGCGCATCGCCAAGCTGGCCGGCGAGCGCGAAGCCGTCGACCGCCGGCGCGCGGAGGCCCGCGACGCCGAAGACCGGGCGGCGGCGCGCGCGGCCGACGCGATCGCGGCGGAGCGCGCCCGCCAGAAGGTGGAACGCGCCGCGATGGACGACTGCGACCGCGAACGGGACGACGCGTTGCTGGCGCTCGGCGAGACGATCGACGTGGACCGGCCGCCGGGCTACGCGCCGCGGCTGGCCGGCGCCGACGAGCACGCCGTCACCATCGCGACGCTCGAGCGGCGCCAGATCGAGCTGCAGGAGATCGTGTCGGGCATCGACCGGGCCGCGCTCGCGCGCGGCGTGCTGTGGATGGCGCTGGCCGCCGCCGCGGCCGCCGTGCCGATCTGGCTCGCGCTGCGGTGACGCCGCGTGGCGGCGCGGCGCGCCGAGCCCACCGCGCGCCGGCGCCGGCAGCCGCTATAGTCTCCCCGTGACCGGCGCATCCGACCTGTCCGCCCTCGAACGGCGCCTCGGCTATCGCTTCCGCGACCGCGCGCTGCTCGTGCGGGCGGTGACGCACCGCTCGTTCGCCAACGAGCATCCGGACGCCGGCGGCGACAACGAGCGGCTCGAGTTCCTCGGCGACGCCGTGCTCGATCTCGTCGTCGGCGAACAGCTCATGGCGCGCCACCCGGATCTGCACGAGGGCGACCTGTCGATGCTGCGCGCGTCGATCGTGAGCGAGGCCGGGCTGTCCGCGATCGCGCGCGATCTCGGACTCGGCGACCACCTGCGCCTCGGTCGCGGCGAGGAGCGCAGCGGCGGGCGCGACAAGCCGTCGCTTTTGGCCGACGCGCTCGAGGCGGTCGTCGCCGCCATCTACCGCGACGGCGGCTTCGACCGCGCGGCCGAGGTCGTCGCGCGGCTGTTTGCCGGCGCGATCGCCGGCGCCGTGGCGACCGAGCCGCCGGACTACAAGACGCGGTTGCAGGAGTGGAGCCAGGCGCGGTTCAAGGTGCCGCCCGAGTACGAGGTCGTCGCCGAACGCGGGCCGGATCACGACAAGACGTTTCGCGTGGACGTGCGGCTGCGCGGGCGGGTGCTGGCGACGGGGGAGGGGCGGTCGAAGAAGGAGGCCGAGCAGGCCGCGGCGCGCGCCGCGCTCGCCAACGTCGACGCGGGCGACTGA